The genomic stretch AGCACATCAAGCTGCCGCTTCACCTCCATCGCGAAGCGGTCGATCGCATACTCGATCTTGATCGGCGCGTAGGCGTAGAAATGGCCGAAGCCGCCCCCCAGATAAGGCGCGCTACCCATCTGCCAGAATAGCCAGTTCAGCGCCTCGGTGCGGGTAGCGATGTCCGTCGGCAGGAACCCGCCGAACTTCTCCGCTAGATAGAGCAGAATCGAGCCTGATTCGAACACCCGGATCGCCTTCGGTCCGCTTTGGTCCAGCAGAGCGGGGATCTTGGAGTTCGGATTGACCGCCACGAACCCCGAGCCGAACTGGTCGCCATCGGCGATCTTGATCAGCCAGGCGTCATACTCGGCACCGGTGTGGCCAAGCGCCAGCAACTCCTCCAGCAGGATCGTGACCTTCACCCCGTTCGGCGTGCCCAGCGAGTAAAGCTGAAGCGGGTGTCGCCCGACCGGCAGTTCCTTGTCATGCGTCGGGCCTGCAATCGGCCGGTTGATGCTCGCGAAGGCGCCACCATTGGGCTTGGCCCAGGTCCAGACCTTCGGTGGCGTATATGCTGGGGTATCTGCCATGTTCGCCTCCAAACGCGCTCGGGGTGGATCTACGCAGCTGGTGGATAGTTGGACGGGAACAGGTGCCGACGGGCTTCCTCGTCCTGCACCTTCTTGAACTCATGGTCCTGCCCGACCGCCCTCGCGCGCGCCACGGCGGGGCGGCTGTCGATAGCGGCGAACCAGCGCTTGATGTTCGGATAGGCCGCGAGCGGATCGCCATCGCCTTTCAGCACGCGCGACGCCCGGTCGATCCAGCCCCAGGCGGAGATGTCGGCGATGGTGAAGCTGTCGCCGACGATGACGTCGCGCCCGGCCAGATGATCTTCCAGCACTTGGTAGTGGCGTTCCGCCTCGCGCCGGTAGCGGTTGCGCGCATAGTCCAACCCCTCGGGCGCGGCGAACTGGAAATGCACCGCCTGGCCGGAAAAGGGACCAAGGCCGGTGCCGAGGAAAGCGAGCCAGGAGAGCAGCTCCGGCCTATCCTCCGACGTGCCGAGCAGATTGCCGGTCTTCTCCGCGAGGTACAGCAGGATCGCCGTGGAGTCGAAGACGCGCGCTTCCCTGCCGCCCGGCCCCTCCGTATCGACGATGGCCGGCAGCTTGCCGTTGGGATTGACGGCGCGGAAGGCGGCCAGATGCTGCTCGCCCTTGCTGGTATCGACCGGAACGACCTCATAGGGCAGCCCGGTTTCCTCAAGGAACAGCGAGACCTTGGCGGGGTTGGGGGTTGGGTGGAAATAGAAGCGGATCATGGCGGCGTCTCCTGTGTCAGTTTGCGCAGGCTGGTGGATCGAGCAGCGTCAGCGCCTGGCGCGCGGCGCCACGCAGCAGGGCAGGCTCCGGCCTGGCGCGTGACAGCACGCGCAGGCCCATCACCGTGGTCAGCAGGAGCCGCGCGAGGTCGCGCGCCGAGGGCGCTGCGGTGATGCTGCCATCGCGCTGCCCGGCGATGACGCAGCGATGGAAGAAGGCTTCCAGCTCCGCCAACCTTGCCGCGATGACGGCGCCGATCTCCGCATCATGCGGGGCGACTTCCAGCGCCGAATTGACGAGCAGGCAGCCGCGCGGATCGGCGAGCGAACGCGCCACGATCTCGTTCAGGAAGGTCTCGATGGCCACACGCGGTGGTTGCCTCGCTTCCAGGCGCTCGATCCGTTCGCGCATGTTCCGGTCGAGGTAGCGGTCGAGACACAACGCGAAAAGCGCGTGCTTGCTGCCGAAGGCGTTGTAGAGGCTCGCCGGCACAAGCCCCATTGCCTCACCGAGGTCGCGCACCGAGGTCGCGGCGTAGCCCTGCCGCCAAAAGCGGTCGGTTGCGGCGTCGAGGACCGCGTTGTCGTCGAACTCACGGGCGCGTGCCATCAGGAAGCGATATTCCTAATTCTAGAGCGATCGTTTTAGAACATCTGCGATTGCCGGCAAGATCCAAATTTCTGCTCGGCCCGCGTAACCTTCGATCGAAGTTCAGCGAAGCCGACGCGAGCGGGTGCGCCCGTGTCACTGAGGAGACAGACCGCCATGCCGAACCTGCCCCGCCGCCCCCTGCTGGCGGCTCTCGCCTTCAGCTGGGTCGCTGCCGCTGCTTCGACCGCCCGCGCCGCCGAGCGCGCGCCCTGGTCCGACGCCGCCTTCGCCGCGGCGCAGGCCGCCGGTCGGCCGTTGATTGTCGAAGTCACGGCACCCTGGTGCCCGACCTGCCGCGCCCAGGCGCCGCATGTGGCCGCCACCCTGGCGGAGCCGGCGCTGGCAGCAGCGCTGCTGCTCACGGTCGATTTCGACACACAGAAGGACGCGCTTCGCCGCCTCGGCGTGCGGCAGCAATCCACGATCATCGCCTTCAACGGCACGCAGGAACGCGGCCGCATCATCGGCGTAACCGACGCGACGCAGATCCGCGACCTGATCCGCCGCGCCGTCTGAGGCCGCGGCCATGGGATCGTTGTTGCTGGCGGGGCTAGCGGGGATCCTCGCCAGCCTGTCGCCCTGTGTGCTGCCCTTGCTGCCGATCGTGCTCGGTGCCGCGACCGCCGAGCATCGCTTGGCACCGTTGGCTTTGGCGGGTGGCCTGGTGATCGGCTTCGCCGGGCTGGGCGTCGTGCTTGGCCTGCTGGCGACCTCGATCGGCTTCGACCCAGAGGTGCTGCGGATCGGGTCCGCGGTGATGCTGCTGCTGGCGGGCCTCGCCTTGTTGGTCGCGGGCCTCGCCACACGCCTGACCATGGCGGGCGAAGCGATCATGGCACCGATCTCCGCCCTGGCGCAGCGCATGCCGGCGCAGGGGCTGGGCGGTCAGTTCGGGCTCGGCGTGGTGCTGGGCGTGGCCTGGGCGCCCTGCACGGGGCCCGCGCTCGGCGCGGCCCTGGGCCTCGCCGCCCAGGCCGGGACAGCGGCGCAGGCGACTCTGGTGATGGCGGCCTTCGCGCTGGGTGCGGCCCTGCCGCTTCTGGCGCTTGGCACAGTGGCGCGCAGTGCCATGCCGGCGTTGCGTCGGCATCTGGCCAAGGCGGGGGGCTGGGGCCGGCCGGCGCTGGGCGGCGTGCTGGCACTGGTTGGGGTGGCCATGCTGAGCGGCCTGGATCGCCGGGTAGAGGCGGTGCTGACGGCGGCGCTGCCGGATGGGTGGGTAGAGTTGATCACTCGATTCTGAGAGGCGTCGAGAAGCAGCAGTGCAATATGAACAGGGATGAGTCTTCGACCATGAACCTTACCAGCACCCGATGAGGCGCCGCACCATCTTCCTCGGCGCGGCGCTCACGATCTTCGCATCCAGCCTTTCCGCGGATGCGCAGCAAGCCGGTCTCGTGACCACGCCAAGCGCGCATGGGACCCGCGCAACGCTCGATCGCTTCGCGGCCGCGGTGCGCGAAGCCGGCTGGGTTGTCTTCACCGAGGTGGACCACGCCGCGGCAGCCCGCGATGTCGGCATGACGTTGCGTGCGCGCACGGTGGTGCTGTTCGGCAATCCGCGCGCCGGCACGCCGGGCATGGCCGCCCACCCGACGCTCGCCATCGATCTGCCGATGCGTGTCCTGGTGTGGGAGGACGATCAAGGCCGGACCTTCATCACCCGCAGCACCGGGGCGGATATCGCGGAGCGGGTCTTTGCCCGTCACGGCGTCACCGTCCCGCCCGAGGGCCAGCGCAGCACCGAGGCCTTCATCGAGACCCTGGTTCGCAAGGCCGCCGAATAGCGTGGCGGGCGCGCTCTCGGCCGAGCCGTGGCGCGTCCAAGTGACGGGCCTCCTGCTCGGGGTGGCCGGCACTGTTCTGGCCGTTGCGGGCGTCTCCGGCATCGGCGATGCGGCGCTTCTGCCGGTCCTGGCCGTGGCGATGCTGCTTGGCGCCATGTTCGTCTGGCTCGATTACGGCTTCGCTGGCGGTTTCCGCGCGCTGCTCTCGGAGGGTAATGGCCGCACGCTCGGCGCAGCCTTCGTCGTGCCCGCGGTGGCGGCGTTGGTCGTGCTGCCCGTCGGCATGCTCGTGGAGGGCTATGGGCGGTTCGTCGCGCCGATCGGGCCACCTTTGCTGGTAGGCGCCGCGATCTTTGGCGTCGGCATGCAGATCACCAATGGCTGCGGGTCCGGCACCCTGGTCGCAGCCGGCCAGGGGTCGCGCAGGATGTGGGTCGCACTGCCGTTTTTCTGCTTCGGCGGGGTGCTGGGCAGCCTGATGCTCCCCGCGGCGCTACGGCTGCCCAGCCTTGGCGAGATCGATCTGCCGGCCCTGCTCGGCCCCTGGGGAGGGCTTGTGGTGACCGAGGCGCTGCTCTGCCTCGGCGCGCTTGTGGTTCTGCGTGGGGCGCGCCCATCGCGCGAGCGATTGCTCGCAGGCGCGGCGATTGGGGCAGGCGCCGCGGCGCTGTTCCTCGTCTCGGGCACGCCCTGGGGCATCACGATGGGCCTGACGCTTTGGGGCGCACAAGCCGTCCAGGCCCTGGGATGGGACCTTTCTGGCTTCGAGTTCTGGTCGTCCGGCTGGACGCGGGAAGCGCTCGATGGCCCGATGCTGGCGATGCACGGTTCGCTGTCCGATGTAGGGCTGCTGCTCGGTGCGCTTCTCGCTGCGGCGGGGCAAGGCCGGTTGCGGCACGGCGCGCCGATCGGCTGGCGTGGTGCCACCGGGGCGGCGCTGGGTGGGTTGCTGATGGGCGTCGGCGCTCGGCTGTCCTTCGGCTGCAATGTCGGCGCCTTCCTCGGCGGCGCATCATCGGGCAGCCTGCATGGCTTCGTGTGGCTCGCCGCTGCGATGCCGGGCTGCTGGATCGGGATCAGGATGCGGCCGATGTTCGGCTTCACGGCACGCTGACGTCTCATTGCAACGCCGTCACATCGGACCGCCGATAATGGCCACCAGGTTGTTCCGTTTCTCGACTGGCTGCACAAGTCAGCATGTTGGAAATCCTTTTCACTTACGGCGGCTGGACCCTGCTTGCCTTCGTCCTGGCTGGCGCGGCCATCGGCGTGGTCGGCGGATTGCTCGGAATTGGCGGTGGCGTCATCGCCGTGCCGGTGCTGCTTGAGGTCTTCGCAGCAGGAGGCATGTCAGACACCGATCGCGCCGCGCTGGCCATCGGCACCGCGCAAGCGGCGATCCTGCTGTCCTCACTGGCGGCGGCGGCAGCCCACGCTGCCGCCGGGACCATCGATCAGCCGATCCTGAGGGCCTGGATGCCCGCACTCCTGGCGGGCGCACTGCTCGGGTTGGGGCTGGCACCCCTGATCCCGGCCCCGCTGTCGGTCGGCGCCTTCGCTGCCGTCGCCACTCTGCTCGGCATCCAGATGATGGCGGGTGCTCGCGGCGTGCTGGCTTCCGGCCTGCCGGCCCCGCCGCTGGGATGGCTGCCGCCGGCAGCCATCGGCGGGTTGTCCGCCGCCCTTGGGATAGGTGCGGGCACGTTGAGCGGCCCGGCTCTCGGGCTCTTCAACACGCCGATCAATCGCGCCGTCGGTGCCGGCGCCGTCTTCAATATCGCGGTCGCGCTGCCAGCGACGCTCGGCTTTGCCGCCCTGGGCTACGGGAGGCCCGGCCTGCCTCCCGACTCCCTCGGCTACGTCAGCCTGAGCGCGGCGATCCTGCTGGCCCTCCCAGCCACCGTTGTGGCGCCGTTTGCCGCACGCCTCTCATCGCGGCTTCCGGTGCCGCTCCTGCGCCGCGTCTTTGCCGCTTGCCTTTTCGCCATCGCCCTGCGTGTTCTTTGGCGCGCGGCGGCCGGGCAATGAACGCTGACCTGCCTCGGTCGCCCGGATTATACCAACCTCAATTGTCTACATCGGATGGCGGTCGTGTGGGGCCTAAGAGGTGCATGTGAAATTCCCGCCGAAGGCACGTCGCTTCGCCGAAGTCCTCAGGTCTGCGATGGACGACGATGTCCGCTGGTCTGCTCTCCAAGGCTCCAGCCTTGAGACCGTTCGCATCCGGTCGCACCTCCTCCGCCAGTTCCCATACGAGCCGTGCTCTCCGCCAAGCCGACCGCCGCGCTGAGTGGCAGGTTTCCTGGGGTTTTCAGGCCAGACCTGTTGACTGGCCTGGCGCGGAGACGGCCGAAAATCG from Sediminicoccus sp. KRV36 encodes the following:
- the yghU gene encoding glutathione-dependent disulfide-bond oxidoreductase — translated: MADTPAYTPPKVWTWAKPNGGAFASINRPIAGPTHDKELPVGRHPLQLYSLGTPNGVKVTILLEELLALGHTGAEYDAWLIKIADGDQFGSGFVAVNPNSKIPALLDQSGPKAIRVFESGSILLYLAEKFGGFLPTDIATRTEALNWLFWQMGSAPYLGGGFGHFYAYAPIKIEYAIDRFAMEVKRQLDVLDRRLAESPYLAGDDYTIADIAVFPWYGGLVKGWSYGAAEFLSVQDYTHVQRWAETILARPAVQRGRMVNRVRGEPHEQLLERHDARDFETSTQDKIADAPT
- a CDS encoding glutathione S-transferase C-terminal domain-containing protein codes for the protein MIRFYFHPTPNPAKVSLFLEETGLPYEVVPVDTSKGEQHLAAFRAVNPNGKLPAIVDTEGPGGREARVFDSTAILLYLAEKTGNLLGTSEDRPELLSWLAFLGTGLGPFSGQAVHFQFAAPEGLDYARNRYRREAERHYQVLEDHLAGRDVIVGDSFTIADISAWGWIDRASRVLKGDGDPLAAYPNIKRWFAAIDSRPAVARARAVGQDHEFKKVQDEEARRHLFPSNYPPAA
- a CDS encoding TetR/AcrR family transcriptional regulator, which translates into the protein MARAREFDDNAVLDAATDRFWRQGYAATSVRDLGEAMGLVPASLYNAFGSKHALFALCLDRYLDRNMRERIERLEARQPPRVAIETFLNEIVARSLADPRGCLLVNSALEVAPHDAEIGAVIAARLAELEAFFHRCVIAGQRDGSITAAPSARDLARLLLTTVMGLRVLSRARPEPALLRGAARQALTLLDPPACAN
- a CDS encoding thioredoxin family protein, with the protein product MPNLPRRPLLAALAFSWVAAAASTARAAERAPWSDAAFAAAQAAGRPLIVEVTAPWCPTCRAQAPHVAATLAEPALAAALLLTVDFDTQKDALRRLGVRQQSTIIAFNGTQERGRIIGVTDATQIRDLIRRAV
- a CDS encoding cytochrome c biogenesis protein CcdA: MGSLLLAGLAGILASLSPCVLPLLPIVLGAATAEHRLAPLALAGGLVIGFAGLGVVLGLLATSIGFDPEVLRIGSAVMLLLAGLALLVAGLATRLTMAGEAIMAPISALAQRMPAQGLGGQFGLGVVLGVAWAPCTGPALGAALGLAAQAGTAAQATLVMAAFALGAALPLLALGTVARSAMPALRRHLAKAGGWGRPALGGVLALVGVAMLSGLDRRVEAVLTAALPDGWVELITRF
- a CDS encoding DUF302 domain-containing protein; the encoded protein is MRRRTIFLGAALTIFASSLSADAQQAGLVTTPSAHGTRATLDRFAAAVREAGWVVFTEVDHAAAARDVGMTLRARTVVLFGNPRAGTPGMAAHPTLAIDLPMRVLVWEDDQGRTFITRSTGADIAERVFARHGVTVPPEGQRSTEAFIETLVRKAAE
- a CDS encoding YeeE/YedE thiosulfate transporter family protein; its protein translation is MTGLLLGVAGTVLAVAGVSGIGDAALLPVLAVAMLLGAMFVWLDYGFAGGFRALLSEGNGRTLGAAFVVPAVAALVVLPVGMLVEGYGRFVAPIGPPLLVGAAIFGVGMQITNGCGSGTLVAAGQGSRRMWVALPFFCFGGVLGSLMLPAALRLPSLGEIDLPALLGPWGGLVVTEALLCLGALVVLRGARPSRERLLAGAAIGAGAAALFLVSGTPWGITMGLTLWGAQAVQALGWDLSGFEFWSSGWTREALDGPMLAMHGSLSDVGLLLGALLAAAGQGRLRHGAPIGWRGATGAALGGLLMGVGARLSFGCNVGAFLGGASSGSLHGFVWLAAAMPGCWIGIRMRPMFGFTAR
- a CDS encoding sulfite exporter TauE/SafE family protein, translated to MLEILFTYGGWTLLAFVLAGAAIGVVGGLLGIGGGVIAVPVLLEVFAAGGMSDTDRAALAIGTAQAAILLSSLAAAAAHAAAGTIDQPILRAWMPALLAGALLGLGLAPLIPAPLSVGAFAAVATLLGIQMMAGARGVLASGLPAPPLGWLPPAAIGGLSAALGIGAGTLSGPALGLFNTPINRAVGAGAVFNIAVALPATLGFAALGYGRPGLPPDSLGYVSLSAAILLALPATVVAPFAARLSSRLPVPLLRRVFAACLFAIALRVLWRAAAGQ